A genomic region of Streptomyces sp. NBC_00247 contains the following coding sequences:
- a CDS encoding roadblock/LC7 domain-containing protein: MPSEMTSGQVADLDWLLSGLVQRVPYTRSAVLLSADGLVKSVHGMDSDSADHMAALAAGLYSLGRSAGARFGDNGDVRQVVVELDSTLLFVSTAGSGTCLAVLAGREADAAVLGYEMTMLVKSVRPYLATPARHMAGTPFAPGL, from the coding sequence ATGCCGAGTGAAATGACGTCCGGTCAGGTCGCCGACCTCGACTGGCTGTTGAGCGGACTCGTCCAACGTGTCCCGTACACGCGCAGTGCCGTCCTGCTGTCCGCGGACGGGCTGGTGAAGTCGGTCCACGGCATGGATTCCGACAGCGCGGACCACATGGCGGCCCTGGCGGCCGGGCTCTACTCCCTGGGCCGCAGCGCCGGGGCAAGGTTCGGGGACAACGGCGACGTGCGTCAGGTCGTGGTCGAACTCGACTCGACCCTCCTCTTCGTCTCCACCGCCGGTTCCGGCACCTGCCTCGCGGTCCTCGCCGGCCGGGAGGCCGACGCGGCGGTCCTCGGGTACGAGATGACCATGCTGGTCAAGAGCGTGCGACCGTATCTGGCCACCCCGGCACGACACATGGCGGGGACACCGTTCGCCCCGGGGCTGTGA
- a CDS encoding sensor histidine kinase, translated as MSQLRAPEARPDRRESGRHGRPAGRSQTASSKPRTVQPASRLRIRGQMVRAALLPTVAALLIGAAAVVFTVRACGVRPSGSLLAALGGSGALAVTAVVAACIGARRVSAGLLDRAQALRRANARGQADLQRALEQLRAGEQLPARRAPQPTAPGADAFDLLGQEIARSQEAAVAAVGQASQLFSSTGNEQKVEVFVNLARRLQSLVHREIQILDELEHEVEDPDLLKGLFHVDHLATRIRRHAENLAVLGGAVSRRQWSNPVTLTEVLRSAIAEVEQYPRVKLVPPIEGTLRGHAVADVIHLVAELVENATVFSAPHTQVLLRVQPVTAGFALEVEDRGLGMPGQEQSRMNALLADPDQVNVAHLLQDGRIGLFVVSALARRHGIAVRLESNIYGGTQAVLVLPQVLLGAEGDTTTPPEGVPVPPPGAVHRPPAQDSGPRARPAPASAEPRSAPVLPGGPDRARQPVRDQLPPAPQDQLRPVVGRLGPPGAAPAGPGAPGAPAPGTPHPPRQIRREAQGPPLPQRTSERSAPTGPPPAPSEHAAPAAYPEPQPARPELPRRTNQENLVPQLRQAPVRRVPDEHAVHDPGLVAAFRRGIDLAEARSAQDTEPPVGGDALPPAPGPSRAAGQGLPPATGPAPAAGSPGSTAPPGSTALPGSTAPGFVPYAAPAAPPVRRVTPLPVRAPAAPSERGVPGRPGPVPRHENPEPRHENTYKE; from the coding sequence ATGTCTCAACTTCGCGCACCAGAAGCGCGACCGGATCGCCGGGAGAGCGGGCGGCACGGCCGCCCCGCGGGCCGTTCCCAGACCGCCTCCTCCAAGCCGCGCACCGTACAGCCGGCATCGCGGCTGCGGATACGCGGTCAGATGGTGCGGGCGGCGCTGCTGCCGACCGTGGCCGCCCTGCTGATCGGTGCCGCCGCGGTCGTCTTCACCGTACGGGCCTGCGGGGTGCGTCCCTCCGGCAGCCTGCTGGCGGCGCTCGGCGGGTCCGGCGCGCTGGCCGTGACGGCCGTCGTGGCGGCGTGCATCGGCGCCCGCCGGGTATCGGCCGGGCTGCTCGACCGCGCCCAGGCGCTCCGCCGGGCCAACGCCCGGGGTCAGGCCGACCTGCAGCGAGCGCTGGAACAGCTCCGGGCCGGGGAGCAGTTGCCCGCCCGCAGGGCTCCACAGCCCACCGCCCCGGGAGCGGACGCCTTCGACCTGCTGGGGCAGGAGATCGCACGCTCGCAGGAGGCCGCCGTGGCCGCCGTGGGCCAGGCGTCCCAGCTTTTCAGCAGCACGGGCAACGAACAGAAGGTCGAGGTCTTCGTCAACCTCGCACGCCGCCTTCAGTCTCTGGTGCATCGTGAGATCCAGATTCTCGACGAACTCGAACACGAGGTGGAAGACCCCGACCTCCTCAAGGGCCTCTTCCACGTCGATCACCTGGCGACCCGCATCCGACGTCACGCCGAGAACCTCGCCGTGCTCGGCGGGGCGGTGTCCCGTCGGCAGTGGTCGAACCCGGTCACCCTCACCGAGGTGCTGCGCTCCGCCATCGCCGAGGTCGAGCAGTACCCGCGGGTCAAACTGGTTCCGCCGATCGAGGGGACCCTGCGCGGGCACGCCGTCGCCGACGTGATCCACCTGGTGGCCGAACTCGTCGAGAACGCCACGGTGTTCTCCGCTCCGCACACCCAGGTCCTGCTGCGGGTCCAGCCCGTCACGGCCGGCTTCGCGCTGGAGGTGGAGGACCGCGGGCTCGGCATGCCGGGCCAGGAGCAGAGCCGGATGAACGCTCTGCTCGCCGACCCCGACCAGGTGAACGTCGCCCACCTGCTCCAGGACGGCCGCATCGGGCTCTTCGTCGTCTCCGCGCTGGCCCGACGCCACGGCATCGCGGTCCGGCTGGAGAGCAACATCTACGGCGGTACGCAGGCGGTCCTGGTCCTCCCGCAGGTGCTGCTCGGCGCCGAGGGCGACACCACCACGCCGCCGGAGGGCGTTCCGGTGCCCCCGCCCGGCGCCGTGCACCGGCCGCCGGCCCAGGACTCCGGCCCACGGGCCCGCCCGGCACCGGCCTCCGCCGAGCCCCGGTCGGCACCGGTCCTCCCGGGAGGACCGGACCGTGCGCGGCAGCCGGTCCGGGACCAGCTCCCGCCCGCGCCGCAGGATCAGCTCCGGCCCGTGGTGGGACGACTCGGGCCACCCGGCGCGGCCCCGGCCGGGCCCGGGGCACCCGGCGCTCCGGCTCCCGGTACCCCGCACCCACCGCGCCAGATCCGCCGCGAGGCCCAGGGCCCGCCGCTCCCGCAGCGCACCTCGGAGCGGTCGGCGCCCACGGGGCCGCCCCCCGCGCCCTCCGAGCACGCCGCACCGGCCGCGTACCCCGAACCGCAGCCCGCCCGCCCCGAACTGCCCCGGCGGACCAATCAGGAGAACCTGGTGCCGCAGCTCCGCCAGGCCCCGGTGCGCCGTGTCCCGGACGAGCACGCGGTGCACGACCCGGGCCTCGTCGCCGCCTTCCGGCGCGGTATCGACCTGGCTGAGGCCCGGTCGGCGCAGGACACGGAGCCGCCGGTCGGCGGCGACGCCCTTCCGCCCGCGCCCGGACCGTCGCGTGCGGCGGGCCAGGGCCTCCCGCCGGCGACCGGGCCCGCCCCGGCGGCGGGGTCGCCCGGGTCCACCGCGCCGCCCGGGTCCACGGCGTTGCCCGGGTCCACGGCGCCGGGGTTCGTCCCGTACGCCGCTCCGGCCGCGCCACCGGTCCGGCGGGTCACCCCGCTGCCCGTACGCGCGCCGGCCGCACCGTCCGAGAGGGGAGTCCCGGGACGCCCCGGCCCCGTCCCCCGTCACGAGAACCCCGAACCCCGTCACGAGAACACGTACAAGGAGTAG
- a CDS encoding family 16 glycosylhydrolase, translating into MRTPFRRRLALSVASLLCCSGVLMAAPAGAAPATSQSAATAAAATTTFSDDFNGTAGSAPDAGKWQTETGDNVSNHERQYYTAGSNNAKLDGQGNLVITARKENPANYQCWYGTCQYTSARLNTSGKFTSTYGHVETRMKIPRGQGMWPAFWMLGADLGSVGWPNSGEIDIMENVGFEPGAVHGTIHGPGYSGSAGIGAGYSLPGGQAFADAFHTFAVDWAPNSLTWSVDGNVYQTRTPADLGGNSWVFNKPFFIILNLAVGGYWPGDPDGSTPFPGQLVVDYVHVTTSDGGTTPPPATGGSITGIGGKCVDVAGAGTANGTAVQLYDCNGSAAQKWAVNSDGTIRAFGKCLDAKDAKTADGTLLQLWDCNGTAAQKWATPAAKDIVGIQSDKCVDATGNSSANGTRLQLWTCSGTANQKWTVNAA; encoded by the coding sequence ATGCGAACTCCCTTCAGGCGCCGACTGGCACTCTCCGTCGCCTCCCTGCTCTGCTGTTCGGGCGTGCTCATGGCCGCCCCGGCAGGCGCGGCGCCCGCGACCTCCCAGAGTGCCGCCACCGCGGCTGCGGCGACCACGACCTTCTCCGACGACTTCAACGGCACCGCCGGGTCGGCGCCCGACGCGGGCAAGTGGCAGACCGAGACCGGCGACAACGTCAGCAACCACGAGCGGCAGTACTACACGGCGGGGTCGAACAACGCCAAGCTCGACGGCCAGGGCAATCTGGTCATCACCGCCCGCAAGGAGAATCCCGCCAACTACCAGTGCTGGTACGGCACCTGTCAGTACACCTCGGCCCGGCTGAACACCTCGGGCAAGTTCACGTCGACGTACGGGCACGTCGAGACCCGGATGAAGATCCCGCGCGGTCAGGGCATGTGGCCCGCGTTCTGGATGCTCGGCGCGGATCTGGGCAGTGTCGGCTGGCCCAACAGCGGTGAGATCGACATCATGGAGAACGTCGGCTTCGAACCGGGCGCGGTCCACGGCACCATCCACGGCCCCGGTTACTCCGGTTCGGCGGGCATCGGCGCGGGCTACTCCCTGCCGGGCGGCCAGGCCTTCGCCGACGCGTTCCACACCTTCGCGGTCGACTGGGCCCCCAACTCCCTCACCTGGTCGGTCGACGGCAACGTCTACCAGACGCGTACCCCCGCCGACCTGGGCGGCAACAGCTGGGTGTTCAACAAGCCCTTCTTCATCATCCTGAACCTCGCGGTCGGCGGCTACTGGCCCGGCGACCCCGACGGATCGACTCCGTTCCCCGGCCAGCTCGTCGTCGACTACGTGCACGTCACCACCAGTGACGGCGGTACCACCCCGCCCCCGGCCACCGGTGGTTCGATCACGGGCATCGGCGGCAAGTGCGTCGACGTCGCCGGCGCCGGCACCGCGAACGGCACCGCCGTCCAGCTCTACGACTGCAACGGCTCCGCCGCCCAGAAGTGGGCCGTCAACAGCGACGGCACCATCCGCGCCTTCGGCAAGTGCCTCGACGCCAAGGACGCCAAAACCGCCGACGGCACCCTGCTCCAACTCTGGGACTGCAACGGAACGGCCGCACAGAAGTGGGCGACCCCCGCGGCCAAGGACATCGTCGGCATCCAGTCCGACAAATGCGTGGACGCCACCGGCAACTCCTCCGCCAACGGCACCCGCCTCCAGCTCTGGACCTGCTCCGGAACCGCCAACCAGAAGTGGACGGTGAACGCCGCGTGA
- a CDS encoding ricin-type beta-trefoil lectin domain protein: protein MSALTGSRRRWVPSVAVPAALLLAAGASLVSLPAPAQAAVTATGAITGIGGKCVDVAAASSANGTAVQLYDCNGSPAQQWSVNSDGTIRALGKCLDAKDAKTADGTLLQLWDCNGTAAQKWATPAAKDIVGIQSNKCMDATGNSSANGTRLQLWTCSGTANQKWTVPSGGGTPAPGGTMAVAPYLYNGWGSPPNPTTVMNATGVKWFTLAFVLSNGYCNPQWDGSRALAGGVDQQTINTVRGAGGDVIPSFGGWSGNKLETSCSSAGELAAAYQKVIDAYGLKAIDIDIEADAYSNATVQQRTVDALKTVRANNPGIKVYVTFGTGQSGPDSSLINRAASSGLTVDSWTIMPFDFGGAGQNMGNLTKQAAEGLKNAVKSAYGYTDDQTYRSIGISSMNGLTDDNETVTVDDFRTILAYAQQHHLARLTFWSVNRDRPCTGGGADTCSDVSQQAWDYTRVFAQYTG, encoded by the coding sequence GTGAGCGCCCTCACCGGGTCCCGTCGCCGCTGGGTCCCGTCCGTGGCCGTACCCGCCGCGCTCCTCCTCGCCGCGGGGGCCTCCCTGGTCTCGCTGCCCGCCCCCGCGCAGGCGGCGGTGACCGCGACCGGCGCGATCACCGGCATCGGCGGCAAGTGCGTCGACGTCGCCGCCGCTTCCTCGGCCAACGGCACCGCCGTCCAGCTCTACGACTGCAACGGCTCGCCCGCCCAGCAGTGGAGCGTCAACAGCGACGGCACCATCCGCGCTCTCGGCAAGTGCCTCGACGCCAAGGACGCCAAAACCGCCGACGGCACCCTGCTCCAACTCTGGGACTGCAACGGAACCGCCGCGCAGAAGTGGGCGACCCCCGCGGCCAAGGACATCGTCGGCATCCAGTCGAACAAGTGCATGGACGCCACCGGTAACTCCTCCGCCAACGGCACCCGCCTCCAGCTCTGGACCTGCTCCGGCACCGCCAACCAGAAGTGGACGGTCCCCTCGGGCGGCGGCACGCCGGCCCCCGGCGGGACCATGGCCGTGGCCCCGTACCTCTACAACGGGTGGGGCAGTCCGCCGAATCCGACGACCGTGATGAACGCGACCGGGGTGAAGTGGTTCACGCTGGCGTTCGTCCTGAGCAACGGCTACTGCAACCCGCAGTGGGACGGCTCGCGGGCGCTGGCCGGCGGGGTCGACCAGCAGACGATCAACACCGTGCGCGGGGCGGGCGGCGACGTCATACCGTCGTTCGGCGGCTGGAGCGGCAACAAGCTGGAGACTTCCTGCTCCAGCGCGGGTGAGCTGGCCGCCGCGTACCAGAAGGTCATCGACGCGTACGGCCTCAAGGCGATCGACATCGACATCGAGGCGGACGCCTACAGCAACGCCACCGTGCAGCAGCGCACGGTGGACGCGCTGAAGACCGTCAGGGCCAACAACCCGGGCATCAAGGTGTACGTGACCTTCGGCACGGGCCAGAGCGGTCCGGACAGCTCCCTGATCAACCGGGCCGCCTCCTCGGGGCTGACCGTCGACAGCTGGACGATCATGCCGTTCGACTTCGGCGGCGCCGGCCAGAACATGGGCAATCTCACCAAGCAGGCCGCCGAGGGCCTGAAGAACGCGGTGAAGAGCGCCTACGGGTACACCGACGACCAGACGTACCGGTCGATCGGCATCTCGTCCATGAACGGTCTCACCGACGACAACGAGACGGTGACGGTGGACGACTTCCGCACCATCCTCGCCTACGCCCAGCAGCACCACCTGGCGCGGCTGACCTTCTGGTCGGTCAACCGTGACCGGCCGTGCACCGGGGGCGGCGCGGACACCTGCTCGGACGTCAGCCAGCAGGCATGGGACTACACCCGCGTGTTCGCGCAGTACACGGGGTGA